The Sesamum indicum cultivar Zhongzhi No. 13 unplaced genomic scaffold, S_indicum_v1.0 C03085, whole genome shotgun sequence sequence ATCACAATTTGGTGTTTCCCGTCGGTAACCCCAATGAAGTTGCTGCCACTCAAGCCTGCAATTATGCACAAGGACTGAGTGATAGTCATCCTCAACCCGTTGTTCAATTGCAATGCGTTCTGGACTATTAGGTGGATATTGTTGCTCAAACTTTGCAgcttttacataaaaattcaCACCCTTTTGTGTAGTTAGCCTATAGTCATGGGAATAAGATCGAGAGAGAGAATAAACTGGCTCTGATGATGGCAAGAAGTTCAccaacaaaatcaata is a genomic window containing:
- the LOC105155331 gene encoding chaperone protein dnaJ 49-like, which codes for MHPATTANFSGFTFGPGVRMRTGGVDQGSNWVRMLIQLLPVILILLVNFLPSSEPVYSLSRSYSHDYRLTTQKGVNFYVKAAKFEQQYPPNSPERIAIEQRVEDDYHSVLVHNCRLEWQQLHWGYRRETPNCDALKRFEAMAQ